The nucleotide sequence GGACCGCGGCGGGGCCGCGGACGGTGGGTGGGACACGACCATCCTACCGACCGGCCCGGAGGGCGGAGGATCGGCCCCGCGCACGTGTGCCTTTGTGACGATCTGCTGGGCGTTGCCCGTGCACGCGGGGCGCCGGGTCAGGCCCCGGGGGCGGTGAGGAAGTCGATGAGCTCCTCGACCCGGCCCAGCAGGGACGGCTCGAGGTCGGCGTAGCTGTCCACGCGGGACAGGATGTGCTGCCAGGCCCGGCCGAGGTCGCCGGGGGTGCGGTGCGGCCACCCGAGGGCGGCGGCGGTGCCGGTCTTCCAGTCCGTGCCCCGCGGGACCACGGGCCAGGCGTCGATGCCGAGGGTGCGCGGCCTGACCGCCTGCCAGATGTCGACGTACGGGTGGCCCAGCACCAGGACGTTGCCCGCTGCGCCGGGCAGGCGCATGGTCTCCGCGGCGATCCTCGACTCCTTGGAGCCGGCCACGAGGTGGTCGACGAGGATGCCGAGCCGCCGCCCGGGGCCCGGCCCGAACTCCCGCACGGCGGCGGGCAGGTCGTCGATGCCGTGCAGCGGCTCCACGACGATGCCCTCGACCGCCAGGTCGTGGCCCCACACCTTGGCCACCAGTTCGGCGTCGTGGTAGCCCTCGACCCACACCCGGGAGGCCTTGGCGGTGCTCGCGCGCAGCCCTTCGACGGCCACGGAGCCCGAGCGCGTGCGGGAGGGCTTGCGCGCCGCGGGGGCCCGGCGGGGCTCGACGACGACCACGGGCTCGCCCTCGAGCAGGAACCCCGGTCCCAGGGGGAACGCCTTGACCCGCCCCCTCCGGTCCTCGAGTCCCAGCACGCGCATCCCGCCGATGGTCTCCAGGGACACGACCGCGCCGACCCAGCCGGTCGCGACGTCCTCCAGGATCATCCCCGG is from Kocuria rosea and encodes:
- a CDS encoding DUF3097 domain-containing protein, encoding MSHHGWGPRSLDDDALARRRPVSAEVPVAPGMILEDVATGWVGAVVSLETIGGMRVLGLEDRRGRVKAFPLGPGFLLEGEPVVVVEPRRAPAARKPSRTRSGSVAVEGLRASTAKASRVWVEGYHDAELVAKVWGHDLAVEGIVVEPLHGIDDLPAAVREFGPGPGRRLGILVDHLVAGSKESRIAAETMRLPGAAGNVLVLGHPYVDIWQAVRPRTLGIDAWPVVPRGTDWKTGTAAALGWPHRTPGDLGRAWQHILSRVDSYADLEPSLLGRVEELIDFLTAPGA